In Populus nigra chromosome 1, ddPopNigr1.1, whole genome shotgun sequence, one genomic interval encodes:
- the LOC133699297 gene encoding uncharacterized protein LOC133699297 produces the protein MEAMDTTTNTQSSTPRWKQTGKEEKTAAVHEEMKRINQLPATSTYATHRLRVLNKILQLMSIKRTVSQDEELELLFAGLHL, from the exons ATGGAGGCTATGGATACTACGACAAATACACAATCATCTACGCCTCGATGGAAACAGACGGGTAAGGAAGAGAAGACTGCAGCAGTTCATGAAGAAATGAAGAGAATTAATCAACTCCCTGCAACCAGCACTTATGCTACTCATCGTTTGCGTGTTCTCAATAAGATCCTCCAACTTATGTCCATTAAG aGGACTGTATCACAAGATGAGGAATTGGAGTTACTTTTTGCTGGGTTGCATCTGTGA